Below is a genomic region from Deltaproteobacteria bacterium.
GCCATGTGACTGAGATCATAGGCATCCAAAAGATCACCGCAGTCCCGGACATGCCCGAGTTCGTAAAGGGAGTGATCAACCTCAGGGGAAAAGTGATTCCTGTCCTGGACCTGTCCTGGACATGCGAAGACGCTTTTCGCTGGAGGACCGCGATTATGACGAGCGGACCTGCATCGTGGTGGTGAATGTTGCGGAAACGGCCGTGGGATTGGTGGTGGACACGGTCAATGAGGTGGCTGATATCCCGGAGGAGCGGATCGAGCCTGCGCCGGAGATCAACAAAGAGGGCAACAATCTTATGATCCAGGGCCTTGGCAAGGTGGGTGAGGAGGTAAAAATTCTCCTCGACGTGAATAAATTGCTCAATGGGCAAACGCCTGAACCCCCGGCAGGGGCGGGACGTATTTCTTCAGAGATCTTCAGACGCTTCACCTGATCCGGGACCATGTCATCCCTCAAGTGCGGTCCAGGAGATACATCAAGGTCTGGGACGCGGGGTGCGCCATGGGCCCGGAGCCCTATTCTCTGGCCATTGTGCTGAGGGAGAGCATGGGTCCCACGTTCAGGAATGTCAGGATATACGCCACCGATATCGACGAGAGCGGGCATTTCGGGGAAATCGTCACCAACGGGATTTATCCGAAGGAACAGGTCAAGAGAATCCCTAAGGAACTATTTGAAAAGTACTTCAGGGAGAATGGAAAACCGGATCAGTTTATCATTGCGGAAGAGCTGAGGAAGTGTGTGGAGTATCAACAACACGATCTCTTGAGCCTGAAACCTATAGCAACCGGCTTGGCCTTGATTCTCTGCAAGAATGTCCTTCTGCATTTCAAAGAAGATGAGCGTGTGGAAGTTATCAAGATGTTCCAGGGTGCCCTTGAGAGAGGAGGGTTCCTGGCCATGGAGCAGACCCAGAAGATGCCCCGGAAAGTCGCAGGGCTGTTTGAACCCGTGGTTGCTAATGCACAGTTGTTTCGGAAACTGGGTTAGGCGCGTAGGGGAATAGTTGAGTGATCGAGTGGCGGGGTTGAGGGTTGATTGTGAAGGTATTGAATCTTACAAGAGATAGCCGGTCCATCTATACGTCTAAT
It encodes:
- a CDS encoding chemotaxis protein CheR yields the protein MIRDHVIPQVRSRRYIKVWDAGCAMGPEPYSLAIVLRESMGPTFRNVRIYATDIDESGHFGEIVTNGIYPKEQVKRIPKELFEKYFRENGKPDQFIIAEELRKCVEYQQHDLLSLKPIATGLALILCKNVLLHFKEDERVEVIKMFQGALERGGFLAMEQTQKMPRKVAGLFEPVVANAQLFRKLG